The Gigantopelta aegis isolate Gae_Host chromosome 3, Gae_host_genome, whole genome shotgun sequence genome segment TGGATGACTGCATGTTGTCAATACACTCATGCATGTCGCTGGATTTCTCATACAGTTTTTGCTTCATTTCCTCTAATGTATTGGTGCACTGACGAAGATGTTGGTGTTCCTTTAATTAGTTCTGCAATGCCACGCAACCGGTTCaaggaaataaaaaacataCTTGCACATGGCCGATAATGACAAAATAGTTGAAAATGACAAATATGGGAAAATCCGACCTGTATATGATTTGCTAAACGCGAAACTGAAGCAGTTAGGAGATTTCGCACCCGCTCTGTCCATCGATGAGCAGATGCTTCCCTATTTTGGTCATCACTCGGGGAAGATGTACATGCATGGGAAACCTGTCAAATTTGGTTACAAATTATGGATAGTTGTATCTCACACAGGATACCCTTTCCATATGATGCTGTACTCGGGCAAGGAGAAAGACAAGTCACCAGGCGATTTACTTGGGACAAGAGTAATCTTTGAGCTTTTACATCACATCAGGGAGCCACCGAGTCACACAGTAACTTTCGACAACTTTTTCACAAGTTACGATGTTCTTGTTAAACTCCAAAAAAGGGGTTTGCTGCTCTGGGAACTGTCAGGCATAACCGTCTGCGTGGTTCTCCTTTGCCCATTGCAACTGATGTTAAGAAGACGGAAAGGGGTTCTTACAAGTACTGCAGTGATGGGAAGCTGGTGGCTGTGGTTTGGAATGACAACAGGCCGGTTTATGCCGCTTCAAACCACAAAAAGGTAACCCCAACAGTAGTAAAACGTCGCTTCTCACAGTCTAAAAAAAAGTACATCCATGTTGATTGCCCTGCAATTATTGATACTTACAATGGAACAATGGGAGGGGTTGACCTGTTTGATCGCTACTTGAGCGACTACAGGCCTTCAATACGTGGCAAGAAATGGTACTTCCCGTTCTTCACCAACGCGCTCAATGTCTGTGCTACAGCGGCGTGGAGAGTTCACAAGGAGCTGGGCGGCGCTGAAACTCATTTGGTATTCCTAAGATACATCGTCCGCACCCTTTTGAAGCAGGTAACTACCAAGAGATGTCTCGGGACACCACGGTCAGTTCTTCCTGACATACGGTACGACGGAGCACGGCATAACCAGGACAAAACCAGCAAGGAAAGCCGATGCAAACTGTGTTGGGAAGAACACATTCTACAGATGTGTAAAATGCAACCAGCGACTACACCAGAAGTGTTTTTTCCCGTATCACTCCAGAGCGTGAAGGATGTAGCAGCAAACCGCTGCCACCGAATTACTCAAAACCATGTGCAGACTTTAATTAATctaattaaatgaaatacaaaACAAGTTAGTTACCTTTTCTATCTgagtaaacaataaaaataaaagccaACGATTTTACAAGATTGAGCAAgtgtttattgtgttgttttaagttCACTTCGGGCTGGAGCAGGAGCCGCATGTCTTAGGAGGTTGATGCCACTGGAATTCCGCCATCTGTTTCAATGTTACATGTGTCCCCttgtaaaatacattacatataatTACCATATAATAAACGTCTTCagcaaatgaaataaaaatcaacattgacataataaaatgttgaaaaatgaacaaaaagcAATAAGATTACTTGACATCAGTAAAACTTACCCCAGATGGCGATCTGTACTGATCATCATAGACCCCTGCTCCAGCTTCCGGAAACCGCTCTCTCACCACCTCTCTTATCAGGTCGGGGAATGCCAACGTTTTCCCTGGCTTCCCTACGTGACcaccatactgaaaacaaaattaaagtgcCCTCTATAAATACCAAAGTACTGAAATGTCATACTGTTTCCAAATATTGTtcataataaaaaagtaaaacataaaaaaccccataacAAATAACAGTTTACTTACCACAAGTTGTCCATACATCGCTCTGTAGATTTCCTTTCTGGAGGTCCCATagtgtaacagtacatgacgCCACCCCGCCGACACAGTCATCCTGCAAGAGTAAAATAGTATGCTAGATGTATTTATAGCTACAAGGAACATTTTGTAGTAGCACCGGTTATAACTCGTGTCTTCACACAATTCTCAAAGTTTGTTTGGCAGGTAATACAAAGTTACTAAGAtcaaaaaatctaaatatttgtgttttttacattaattttgagttatttatgattataatatACTTAATTGATACTACTTACCCAGTTTCTGCCAGTCTTCGAAAGTTCATCGAATTTATCCATTGTTGATGATTAGTTAAATCCAAGACCACACCAAAGCGGCTAGACACATGCGCGGTAAAACAAAGTGAAATAGTAGTATATGAGGCCATTGTTCGTAAAAACGAACATTCTAAATATGGTAAGAAAAAGGTTCCCTCCATAAAAAAATgcacaatatatagatatataatccAATAT includes the following:
- the LOC121368485 gene encoding piggyBac transposable element-derived protein 3-like, with amino-acid sequence MGGVDLFDRYLSDYRPSIRGKKWYFPFFTNALNVCATAAWRVHKELGGAETHLVFLRYIVRTLLKQVTTKRCLGTPRSVLPDIRYDGARHNQDKTSKESRCKLCWEEHILQMCKMQPATTPEVFFPVSLQSVKDVAANRCHRITQNHVQTLINLIK